One Picosynechococcus sp. PCC 7003 genomic region harbors:
- a CDS encoding DNA/RNA helicase domain-containing protein, whose protein sequence is MNAPSNKSFPELATLERAYKNHKDAQIKNIERLQTVHKHYNHAAAMCKAMVALLQGFEDRKVYMIVEPEISKLGKISRPEDFVAWVEGVGIFVIEIKSHTINGISSFENNVPQVMYQGRSSGDKDLLDQPREFAYDLKAPLEELFDRQDLELPPLYYAGWLPNVSPEDVASRSQHVDQDKVWLSDMLDVEVFKKRVPELKNITRSSNVSRDALELFCKVFGSTSGLRKANNHLRNLPTGSLGQLIDRKNNYLKRLTKEQEDLAFSPNLTRGPKVIRGVAGSGKTIVLANAVAEVFLREITNSSSDIGDKRSFDTDCIPEVLVLCYNRSLVPYLKELIINCFNIRKNQSQWPFPFSKLTIQNIDRYARKLAGKKYDFKDISKAVDYILDNGLDKDRYRYTFVDEGQDLILDWYPLLRHFTQDQPELGRSIIIFYDDAQNIYGRPRPGSTSKVPPWKELLGADVNPRGLKTIMRVGHRNTNKILSFSFSLLLGSLAEDDPQMIQFSGISEFKKERIPDDPSLDHPNAGKLSVEQIDNRQFKINFAVEEGMPPVINSFLNEELMLNALVKRIKYTLSADGDNVQPDDVLIMAPFTDQVVEISKRLQKEDIAVHIPVKLKNGHDGRDQSAFVPGKVTVSTINSAKGYTAHICHLTYVHSFEKDDMAKENIQRMRAQIHVACTRSSLLLELWGLNSPLMQEAQEVQALIS, encoded by the coding sequence ATGAATGCTCCAAGCAACAAGTCATTTCCGGAACTAGCTACTTTAGAGAGAGCTTATAAGAATCATAAGGATGCTCAGATTAAGAATATTGAGCGCTTACAAACAGTTCATAAACACTATAATCATGCCGCTGCTATGTGTAAGGCAATGGTTGCTTTGCTCCAGGGATTTGAAGATCGCAAAGTTTACATGATTGTTGAGCCAGAGATATCAAAACTTGGAAAAATATCTCGTCCAGAAGATTTTGTGGCCTGGGTTGAAGGGGTTGGAATTTTTGTAATTGAAATTAAAAGTCATACAATTAATGGAATATCAAGCTTTGAGAATAATGTGCCTCAAGTGATGTATCAAGGTCGCTCTTCAGGAGATAAAGATCTACTCGATCAGCCTAGAGAATTTGCCTATGATTTGAAGGCTCCACTTGAAGAATTATTTGATAGACAAGATTTAGAACTTCCCCCTCTTTATTATGCGGGCTGGTTGCCTAATGTTTCTCCGGAAGATGTTGCTTCACGATCTCAGCATGTTGACCAAGATAAAGTTTGGCTGAGTGATATGCTGGATGTAGAAGTATTTAAAAAGCGAGTTCCTGAGTTAAAAAATATCACTCGTAGTTCTAATGTGAGTAGAGATGCTTTAGAGTTATTCTGTAAAGTATTTGGCTCTACATCTGGTCTTAGAAAAGCAAATAATCATTTACGCAATTTGCCTACTGGTTCTTTGGGTCAACTCATTGATCGTAAAAATAATTATCTTAAGCGTTTAACAAAAGAACAGGAAGATTTAGCATTTAGTCCAAATCTTACGCGAGGGCCGAAAGTAATACGGGGTGTAGCAGGTAGTGGGAAGACTATTGTTCTCGCAAATGCAGTGGCAGAAGTATTTTTGCGTGAGATTACTAATAGTTCTAGTGATATTGGAGATAAGAGATCATTCGATACTGACTGCATCCCGGAAGTTTTAGTCCTTTGTTACAATCGTTCGCTTGTTCCTTATCTGAAAGAACTTATTATTAACTGTTTTAATATCCGCAAGAATCAGAGTCAATGGCCTTTCCCTTTTTCTAAACTCACAATTCAGAATATAGACCGCTATGCAAGGAAACTGGCAGGTAAAAAATATGATTTTAAAGATATTTCTAAAGCTGTCGATTATATTTTAGATAATGGTTTAGATAAAGACAGATATCGTTATACTTTTGTTGATGAGGGACAGGATTTAATTCTTGATTGGTATCCTCTACTTCGTCACTTTACTCAAGATCAACCAGAGTTAGGGCGAAGTATTATCATTTTTTATGACGATGCCCAAAATATTTACGGAAGACCACGCCCTGGAAGTACCTCTAAGGTTCCTCCCTGGAAAGAGCTTCTAGGTGCAGATGTGAACCCAAGAGGTCTTAAGACGATTATGAGGGTGGGTCATAGAAATACAAATAAAATCCTGTCTTTCTCTTTCAGTTTGTTATTGGGTAGCCTCGCTGAAGATGATCCACAGATGATCCAGTTCTCTGGCATTAGTGAATTTAAGAAGGAACGCATACCTGATGATCCGAGTTTAGATCATCCTAACGCCGGAAAATTAAGTGTAGAACAGATTGATAATCGTCAGTTTAAAATCAACTTTGCTGTTGAAGAGGGAATGCCCCCAGTTATTAACTCCTTTTTAAATGAAGAGTTAATGCTTAATGCTCTGGTAAAGCGAATCAAATATACTCTTTCAGCCGATGGTGATAATGTACAGCCAGATGACGTCTTGATTATGGCCCCTTTCACAGATCAGGTTGTTGAGATAAGTAAGCGGTTACAAAAAGAGGATATTGCTGTTCACATACCTGTAAAACTTAAAAATGGTCATGATGGACGTGATCAGTCAGCTTTTGTACCCGGAAAAGTTACTGTAAGCACTATTAACTCAGCAAAAGGCTATACGGCACATATTTGCCACCTCACTTATGTCCACAGCTTTGAGAAAGATGATATGGCGAAAGAGAACATACAGCGTATGCGTGCTCAGATTCATGTTGCTTGTACTCGCTCTTCACTTTTACTAGAGTTGTGGGGTCTTAATTCTCCTCTAATGCAGGAAGCACAAGAAGTTCAAGCGCTGATTTCCTGA